In Mustela nigripes isolate SB6536 chromosome 2, MUSNIG.SB6536, whole genome shotgun sequence, a single window of DNA contains:
- the ABHD8 gene encoding protein ABHD8 isoform X2 produces MLTGVTDGIFCCLLGAPPNAVGPLESVESSDGYTFVEVKPGRVLRVKHAGPAPVPNPPPLPPDAAQGDRSGLVRCQRRITVYRNGRLLVENLGRAPRADLLHGQNGSGEPPAALEVELADPAGSDGRSGSGSAGSGSGGRRRRARRPKRTIHIDCEKRITSCKGAQADVVLFFIHGVGGSLAIWKEQLDFFVRLGYEVVAPDLAGHGASSAPQVAAAYTFYALAEDMRAIFKRYAKKRNVLIGHSYGVSFCTFLAHEYPDLVHKVIMINGGGPTALEPSFCSIFNMPTCVLHCLSPCLAWSFLKAGFARQGAKEKQLLKEGNAFNVSSFVLRAMMSGQYWPEGDEVYHAELTVPVLLVHDPVAGLPEAHR; encoded by the exons ATGCTGACTGGGGTGACGGACGGGATCTTCTGCTGCCTGCTAGGCGCACCGCCCAACGCCGTGGGGCCGCTGGAGAGCGTCGAGTCCAGTGATGGCTACACCTTTGTGGAGGTCAAGCCTGGCCGTGTGCTGCGTGTGAAGCACGCGGGGCCTGCTCCAGTCCCCAACCCGCCTCCACTGCCGCCAGATGCTGCCCAGGGAGACCGATCTGGCTTGGTCCGCTGCCAGCGCCGAATTACCGTTTACCGCAACGGGCGGTTACTGGTGGAGAACCTGGGCCGGGCACCTCGAGCTGACCTCCTGCATGGGCAGAATGGCTCGGGGGAGCCGCCGGCCGCCCTAGAGGTGGAGCTGGCCGACCCAGCAGGCAGTGATGGCCGCTCAGGCTCAGGCAGTGCCGGGAGTGGCAGTGGTGGGCGACGACGGCGAGCCCGGCGCCCCAAGCGCACCATCCACATTGACTGTGAAAAGCGCATCACGAGCTGCAAAGGTGCTCAGGCCGACGTGGTGCTCTTCTTCATCCACGGTGTGGGTGGCTCCCTGGCCATCTGGAAGGAGCAGCTGGACTTCTTTGTGCGCCTGGGCTATGAGGTGGTGGCACCCGATCTGGCCGGTCATGGGGCCAGCTCGGCACCCCAGGTGGCCGCAGCCTACACCTTCTATGCGCTGGCAGAGGACATGCGTGCCATCTTCAAGCGTTATGCCAAGAAGCGAAACGTGCTCATTGGGCATTCATACGG TGTCTCCTTCTGCACGTTCCTGGCTCATGAATACCCAGACCTGGTGCACAAGGTCATCATGATCAACGGCGGGGGCCCCACAGCCTTGGAACCCAGCTTCTGTTCCATCTTCAACATGCCCACATGTGTCCTGCACTGTCTATCACCCTGCCTGGCTTGGAGCTTTCTCAA GGCTGGCTTTGCACGCCAAGGAGCCAAAGAGAAGCAGCTGCTGAAGGAAGGCAATGCGTTCAACGTGTCATCCTTCGTCCTGCGAGCCATGATGAGTGGCCAGTACTGG